Sequence from the Spirochaetae bacterium HGW-Spirochaetae-1 genome:
CTGTTCCCGTGAGCTCCTTGAAGGTTATCGTCCGGTAATTGAGATGATGCTCTGCCATGTCGTCAAGATTATGCCGGCGCTCCGTGGGATTGAGAAGATAGGAGGCCACCATGGTATCGAACCAGACCCCCTTGAGCTCAATACCGTTATTTCTGAAAACGATGAGATCATACTTGATATTCTGGCCTATTTTTTTTATCGTCTCATCCTCCAGGAGGGGTTTCAGAAGTTTGATGGACAGGACCGGATCGGGATACTCTTCACTGAAAAGTCCCCGGCTCTGCATGGGAACATACCAGCCGGCACGTTCCTCTACCGAAAAGGACATGCCCACCAGTTCGGCCTCAACGGGTGATATGGAGGTGGTCTCCGTATCGACGGAGACCTCCCGGGCCTTCTCTATGGCAGAAACAAGGTCCCTGAGATCGGCCTCGCTGCGGACAATACGGTAATCCTTTTTCCCCGTAGTGGCATTGGCGGCAGGTTTTATCTCATCACTGCCGAAAAAATCACGGATGATACCGTTCATCTCCATGGAGCCGAAATATTCCCTGGCCTTATCGGACCGGATATCGGGAAGAGCATGGCTGTCCAGTTCCCCCGGTATCTCAACATCGCGCCTGATGGTAACCAGGTCCCTGCTCAGGAAGGCCATGTCATGGTCGTGAACGAGTTGCTCCTTCACCTTCCCTTTCAGGTCATCGATGTGCGCATAGATGTTTTCCAGTGTGCCATATTCAGTTATGAGCTTCAGGGCCGTCTTCTCGCCGATCCCCTTAACGCCGGGAATATTGTCCGATGAATCACCCGTGAGGGCCATATAGTCGATGACCTGGCCAGGACGTATCCCCAGTTTTTCCTCCACGGCCTTTTCATCGTAAATTTCATATTCGGTTATGCCCTTTTTATTGGCATAGATGAGCACATTCTCCCTCACGAGCTGGTAGGCATCCTTGTCACCCGTGACTAGAACAACCTCAGTTTCGCCCCGGGCGTACTTTTCCACGATGGTCCCCAGAATGTCATCGGCCTCGTAATCGGGATGCTCCAGCGTTTCTATCCCCATGACCGCCACCATGTCCTTTATCTCGCCGATCTGGCTGCGCAGGTCGTCGGGCATCTTCTCACGATTGGCCTTGTATTCGGCATACATACCGAACCTGAAGGATTTTTTCGGTGGATCAAAGGCAACGACTATATAGTCGGGCTTCTGTTCATCCATCAGTTTATACAGCATGCGGGCAAAGCCGAAAATGGCCGATACATTCTGGCCCCGGGAATTTGTCAGTGGGTTTTTCAGGAAGGCGAAGTAAGCCCGGTAACACAGGGCATGGCCGTCGATAACAAAGAGTCTTTTCTTCACGGGTATTCTCCTCAGCAAATTAAAAAAAAGCAGTGTGGTTTACTTTATGATTTTGTCCAGCTTTTCGCCGAGTTCATCGATCTTTTTCTTAAGATCATTGAATTCATCCTTTGATACAAAACCCAGCTTGCCGGAAAAATCCTTCAGATTCTGTTTCGCTTTTTCCACTTCCTCATCCAGTTTCGTTTTCATGGTTTCTTTC
This genomic interval carries:
- a CDS encoding DNA polymerase I, whose amino-acid sequence is MKKRLFVIDGHALCYRAYFAFLKNPLTNSRGQNVSAIFGFARMLYKLMDEQKPDYIVVAFDPPKKSFRFGMYAEYKANREKMPDDLRSQIGEIKDMVAVMGIETLEHPDYEADDILGTIVEKYARGETEVVLVTGDKDAYQLVRENVLIYANKKGITEYEIYDEKAVEEKLGIRPGQVIDYMALTGDSSDNIPGVKGIGEKTALKLITEYGTLENIYAHIDDLKGKVKEQLVHDHDMAFLSRDLVTIRRDVEIPGELDSHALPDIRSDKAREYFGSMEMNGIIRDFFGSDEIKPAANATTGKKDYRIVRSEADLRDLVSAIEKAREVSVDTETTSISPVEAELVGMSFSVEERAGWYVPMQSRGLFSEEYPDPVLSIKLLKPLLEDETIKKIGQNIKYDLIVFRNNGIELKGVWFDTMVASYLLNPTERRHNLDDMAEHHLNYRTITFKELTGTGKNAVPVWEVPLDRLAEYAIEDADITYRLYKLFSGQLAEEKLESLFFDVEMKLVTILADMEQAGVKIDAEYFSGLARKNDAMLAEVEENIYHEAGQTFNINSTRELAAILFEKLGLKPVKKTKTGFSTDITVLESLRGHHAIVDNLIAYRTLSKLKSTYIDTLPKLINPKTGRIHTSYNQTVVATGRLSSSDPNLQNIPVRDDFGKNIRKGFTAEPGFVMLAADYSQIELRLAAHLSMDENMIRAFKEGIDIHSLTASSVFGCAIDAVTPDMRRKAKVVNFATIYGVSPYGLSQQAEIDFKEAAEFIRRYFETYPGFRKYMDDTIAFAREHGYVKTLLGRKRLIPDIGSDTVFRREGAERVAINTPIQGTSADMIKIAMINIAGEFNKKGLRSRMIMQVHDELVFEVHEDEKVEVESIVVDKMEHALDLQVPIVVDTGWGNNWEEAH